Proteins found in one Streptococcus anginosus subsp. whileyi MAS624 genomic segment:
- the ptsP gene encoding phosphoenolpyruvate--protein phosphotransferase: protein MTEMLKGIAASDGVAVAKAYLLVQPDLSFETASVEDTNAEEARLDVALEASQNELSVIREKAVESLGEEAAQVFDAHLMVLSDPEMIGQIKETIRAKKVNAEAGLKEVTDMFITLFENMEDNPYMQERAADIRDVTKRVLAHLLGVRLPNPAMINEEVVVIAHDLTPSDTAQLDKNFVKAFVTNIGGRTSHSAIMARTLEIAAVLGTNNITELVKDGDTVAVNGITGEVIINPTEEQVATFKAAGEAYAKQKAEWDLLKDAETVTADGKHFELAANIGTPKDVEGVNANGAEAVGLYRTEFLYMDSQDFPTEDEQYEAYKAVLEGMNGKPVVVRTMDIGGDKELPYFDLPKEMNPFLGFRALRISISETGNAMFRTQLRALLRASVHGQLRIMFPMVALLTEFRAAKGILEEEKAKLLAEGVAVADNIQVGIMIEIPAAAMLADQFAKEVDFFSIGTNDLIQYTMAADRMNEQVSYLYQPYNPSILRLVDRVVKAAHAEGKWAGMCGEMAGDQTAVPLLVGIGLDEFSMSATSVLRTRSLMKKLDTKKMQELAQRALTECATMEEVLELEKEYLDFE, encoded by the coding sequence ATGACAGAAATGCTAAAAGGAATTGCAGCATCTGATGGTGTTGCTGTTGCTAAGGCATATCTACTTGTTCAACCGGATTTATCATTTGAGACTGCTTCAGTCGAAGATACAAATGCAGAAGAGGCTCGTTTGGATGTAGCTCTTGAAGCTTCACAGAACGAGCTTTCTGTTATCCGTGAGAAAGCAGTAGAAAGCCTTGGAGAAGAAGCAGCTCAAGTATTTGATGCTCACTTAATGGTACTTTCTGACCCAGAAATGATTGGTCAGATTAAAGAAACAATTCGTGCAAAAAAAGTGAATGCTGAAGCAGGTCTGAAAGAAGTAACAGACATGTTCATCACTCTCTTTGAAAATATGGAAGATAATCCATACATGCAAGAACGTGCGGCAGATATTCGCGACGTGACCAAACGTGTGTTGGCTCACTTGCTTGGTGTACGCTTGCCAAACCCTGCTATGATCAATGAAGAAGTGGTTGTGATTGCCCATGACTTGACTCCTTCTGATACCGCTCAATTAGATAAAAACTTTGTTAAAGCTTTTGTAACCAATATTGGTGGACGTACAAGTCACTCAGCTATTATGGCTCGTACTCTTGAAATTGCTGCGGTTCTTGGAACAAATAACATTACCGAATTAGTAAAAGACGGTGATACAGTTGCTGTGAATGGAATTACTGGTGAGGTTATTATCAATCCAACAGAAGAACAAGTTGCAACCTTTAAAGCAGCGGGTGAAGCCTATGCAAAACAAAAAGCTGAATGGGATTTGCTGAAAGATGCTGAAACAGTAACAGCTGACGGAAAACATTTTGAACTGGCTGCAAACATCGGTACACCAAAAGATGTTGAAGGTGTCAACGCTAATGGCGCTGAAGCTGTCGGACTTTACCGTACTGAGTTTCTTTATATGGATTCGCAAGATTTCCCAACAGAAGATGAGCAATATGAAGCTTACAAAGCTGTCTTGGAAGGAATGAATGGCAAACCAGTTGTTGTCCGTACAATGGACATCGGTGGCGACAAAGAACTTCCTTACTTTGATTTACCAAAAGAAATGAATCCATTCCTTGGATTCCGTGCTCTTCGTATTTCTATTTCTGAAACAGGCAATGCAATGTTCCGCACACAATTACGTGCACTGTTGCGTGCATCTGTGCATGGACAATTGCGTATCATGTTCCCAATGGTTGCTTTGTTGACTGAATTCCGTGCAGCAAAGGGCATTTTAGAAGAAGAAAAAGCTAAATTGCTTGCAGAAGGTGTGGCAGTTGCGGACAATATTCAAGTTGGTATCATGATTGAAATTCCAGCGGCAGCAATGCTCGCTGACCAATTTGCAAAAGAAGTTGACTTCTTCTCAATTGGTACCAATGACTTGATTCAATACACAATGGCTGCTGACCGTATGAATGAACAAGTATCCTATCTTTACCAACCATACAATCCTTCTATCCTTCGCTTAGTGGATCGAGTGGTCAAAGCTGCTCACGCTGAAGGTAAGTGGGCTGGTATGTGTGGTGAAATGGCAGGCGATCAAACTGCTGTTCCACTTCTAGTTGGTATCGGTTTGGATGAGTTCTCAATGAGTGCAACATCTGTTCTTCGTACACGTAGCTTGATGAAGAAATTGGATACGAAGAAGATGCAAGAACTCGCTCAACGTGCTCTTACAGAATGTGCAACGATGGAAGAAGTTCTTGAACTTGAAAAAGAATATCTTGATTTTGAATAA
- the uvrC gene encoding excinuclease ABC subunit UvrC, with protein MNNLIQSKLELLPTSPGCYIHKDKNGTIIYVGKAKNLRNRVRSYFRGSHDTKTEALVSEIEDFEFIVTESNIEALLLEINLIKENQPKYNIMLKDDKSYPFIKITNEKYPRLIITRQVKKDGGLYFGPYPDVGAANEIKRLLDRIFPFRKCTNPPEKVCFYYHIGQCRAHTICHNEQHFFQNMAQEVADFLKGHDNKIIDELKGKMTSAAEKMEFEKAAEYRDLLQSIATLRTKQRVMAKDLQNRDVFGYYVDKGWMCVQVFFVRQGKLIERDVNMFPYYNDPDEDFLTYIGQFYQNKSHLVPNEILIPSDIDEESVRAVVDTKILKPQRGEKKQLVNLAIKNAQVSLQQKFDLLEKSVEKTQGAIENLGRLLNIPTPVRIESFDNSNIMGTSPVSAMVVFINGKPSKKDYRKYKIKTVVGPDDYASMREVIKRRYSRVMRDGLIPPDLIVIDGGQGQVNIAKDVIQNQLGLDIPIAGLQKNDKHQTHELLFGDPLKVVELSRNSQEFFLLQRIQDEVHRFAITFHRQLRSKNSFSSQLDGIEGLGLKRKQNLMRHFKSLTNIKKASVDEIVEVGVPRKVAEAVQRKLNPAESQAELKD; from the coding sequence ATGAATAACTTGATTCAATCAAAATTAGAATTGCTGCCGACTAGTCCCGGTTGCTATATTCATAAAGATAAAAATGGTACCATTATTTACGTAGGTAAGGCTAAGAATTTGCGCAATCGGGTGCGCTCTTATTTTCGTGGGAGTCATGATACTAAGACTGAAGCGCTGGTGTCTGAGATTGAGGATTTTGAGTTTATTGTCACGGAGTCTAATATTGAAGCCCTGTTGCTTGAAATCAATCTGATTAAGGAAAATCAGCCTAAGTACAACATCATGCTCAAGGATGATAAGTCCTACCCTTTTATCAAAATTACCAATGAGAAATATCCACGTCTAATTATTACGCGTCAGGTCAAGAAAGACGGTGGCTTGTATTTTGGTCCTTATCCTGATGTAGGTGCTGCCAATGAAATTAAGCGTCTGCTGGATCGAATTTTCCCTTTTCGCAAGTGTACCAATCCGCCTGAGAAGGTTTGTTTCTACTACCACATCGGACAGTGCCGAGCTCACACTATTTGCCATAATGAGCAGCATTTTTTTCAAAATATGGCTCAGGAAGTAGCAGATTTCCTCAAAGGTCATGATAATAAGATTATTGATGAATTGAAAGGAAAAATGACTAGTGCTGCTGAAAAGATGGAATTTGAAAAAGCGGCTGAATACCGAGATTTGCTTCAAAGTATTGCGACACTTCGCACCAAGCAACGAGTGATGGCGAAGGATTTGCAGAATCGGGATGTCTTTGGCTATTATGTGGACAAAGGATGGATGTGCGTACAGGTTTTCTTTGTCCGTCAAGGAAAACTCATTGAGCGAGACGTGAATATGTTTCCTTATTACAATGATCCCGATGAGGATTTTCTGACCTATATTGGTCAATTTTATCAGAATAAATCTCATCTGGTGCCCAATGAAATTTTGATTCCGTCTGATATTGATGAGGAATCAGTACGGGCTGTGGTGGATACAAAAATTCTTAAGCCTCAACGAGGAGAAAAGAAACAGCTGGTCAATCTAGCAATTAAGAATGCTCAAGTTAGTTTACAGCAGAAGTTTGACTTATTAGAGAAATCTGTTGAAAAAACGCAAGGAGCAATTGAAAATCTAGGCCGGCTCCTCAATATTCCCACTCCAGTTCGGATTGAGTCGTTTGATAATTCCAATATTATGGGAACTAGTCCTGTTTCAGCTATGGTGGTTTTTATCAATGGCAAACCCAGCAAAAAAGATTATCGCAAGTATAAGATTAAGACAGTTGTCGGTCCTGATGACTATGCTAGTATGCGAGAAGTGATTAAGCGCCGTTACAGTCGGGTTATGCGAGATGGTTTAATACCGCCTGATCTTATTGTCATTGATGGTGGTCAGGGGCAAGTCAATATTGCTAAAGACGTTATTCAAAATCAATTAGGGTTAGATATTCCTATCGCTGGTTTGCAAAAGAACGACAAGCACCAGACGCATGAATTACTCTTTGGCGATCCTTTGAAAGTAGTTGAGTTATCTCGCAATTCGCAGGAATTTTTCCTCCTCCAACGTATTCAGGATGAAGTTCACCGCTTTGCCATTACCTTCCATCGCCAGCTTCGCTCAAAAAACTCCTTTTCATCGCAATTGGATGGTATTGAGGGGCTAGGACTCAAGCGCAAGCAAAATCTGATGCGACACTTTAAATCATTGACCAACATCAAAAAAGCCAGCGTGGATGAAATTGTCGAAGTGGGTGTCCCGAGAAAAGTAGCGGAGGCTGTGCAGAGAAAACTCAATCCTGCAGAATCTCAGGCAGAGTTAAAAGACTGA